One genomic segment of Cellulophaga sp. HaHaR_3_176 includes these proteins:
- a CDS encoding toxin-antitoxin system YwqK family antitoxin has translation MFLLLRKALIFSLFLINYTILAQQKEYVEYYDNGQKKAIGFKTNDGIAIGNWIYYRKDGTLDAKLNFNKEGKTQGEFSLYYKNGTLQTKGNYSGITDYQFNGTYKDYYANGQLENIGTYDNGVTINKWISYWENGQTKSLTNYTLNGVIKDNIEYYNDGQLRIKATYNNNGDLSGEFVFYYSNGQLFNSQEYDDEGNKIGIYKAYYKNGNLMQVGSYAGIDYFKKKGIWKTFYEDGTLKSEIKFDDKGNRIGIIKNYDTNGKLKKL, from the coding sequence ATGTTTTTATTATTGAGAAAAGCGCTTATATTTTCTTTATTTCTAATTAACTACACCATTCTAGCTCAACAAAAAGAGTATGTCGAATATTATGACAATGGACAGAAAAAAGCAATTGGCTTTAAAACTAATGATGGTATTGCCATAGGAAATTGGATTTATTACCGAAAAGATGGTACGTTAGATGCTAAACTAAATTTTAATAAAGAAGGTAAAACACAAGGTGAATTTTCTTTATATTATAAAAACGGAACATTACAAACTAAAGGCAATTACTCTGGTATAACAGACTATCAATTTAATGGTACTTATAAAGATTATTATGCTAATGGGCAATTAGAAAACATTGGCACTTATGATAATGGTGTAACTATAAACAAATGGATAAGTTATTGGGAAAACGGACAAACCAAATCTTTAACTAACTATACTTTAAATGGTGTCATAAAAGACAATATAGAATATTATAATGATGGGCAATTACGCATAAAAGCTACTTATAATAATAATGGTGATTTATCTGGAGAATTTGTTTTCTATTACAGTAATGGTCAATTATTTAATTCACAAGAATATGATGATGAAGGTAATAAAATAGGTATTTATAAAGCATATTATAAAAACGGAAACTTAATGCAAGTCGGTTCTTATGCAGGTATTGATTATTTTAAGAAAAAAGGAATTTGGAAAACTTTTTATGAAGATGGCACACTAAAAAGTGAAATAAAATTTGATGATAAAGGAAATAGAATTGGTATAATTAAAAATTATGATACTAACGGAAAATTAAAAAAGTTATAA
- a CDS encoding tol-pal system YbgF family protein codes for MEELDDELLLKIQKLSEQGDALAEDGKFSEALSFYWDAYDTIPKPKTEWEATTWLLAAIGDANFLSADFEAGMQNLSNAMHCPNAIGNPFLHLRLGQCQFELGNLDRAANELTRAYALEGEELFADDDTKYFEFLKTKIKLEKPKKKPWWKF; via the coding sequence ATGGAAGAACTTGACGACGAACTACTTTTAAAAATTCAAAAACTATCAGAGCAAGGTGATGCTTTAGCTGAAGATGGTAAGTTTAGCGAAGCCCTTTCCTTTTATTGGGATGCTTATGATACTATACCCAAACCAAAAACTGAATGGGAAGCTACTACTTGGCTATTAGCAGCTATTGGTGATGCTAATTTTTTAAGTGCCGATTTTGAAGCTGGTATGCAAAACCTTAGTAATGCCATGCACTGCCCTAATGCTATAGGCAATCCGTTTTTACATTTAAGACTTGGCCAATGTCAGTTTGAGTTAGGTAATTTAGATAGAGCCGCTAATGAGCTTACTAGAGCGTATGCCTTAGAAGGTGAAGAATTATTTGCTGACGATGACACAAAATATTTTGAATTTTTGAAAACTAAAATTAAACTAGAAAAGCCAAAGAAAAAACCTTGGTGGAAGTTTTAA
- a CDS encoding DUF4962 domain-containing protein, whose protein sequence is MYFKTTFFTLFLLIATSSTTYSQDTQELEAENAINENLKGESPLVNLMNTKNSSLKKELEGVHPRVFLTQSEIDELKDKTKSQKELWEIALSSVRAMSIEPTPAPAQARRVQNPVGLGIAEAALAYKITGDKKYLEAAKKYMNTAVSYKVWGYEYNKPDVDLAAGHLLYGLGWGYDLLYHDLTEEEREKYKAKLIRQANLLFDFYEPKSGKTYAYSQNHTFIPMAGLAVTAYALAGETPDAEKWAALPRAIYEGVLDTYSDDGFYYEGIEYWIFSTPWLMHYLDAHLHATGEDLYVKASGFKLMHKYISHATLPGADSHFDYGDTYTGNQTRAKISEDYDRERIDGHFKTSYNVLYKLASKFNIPEAQGVANWLKKKGQVNAEEMWTFIWYNPTIEATPIEKQEKWHYFKDHDVVFWRSSWEDDATAFSFKCGPSEGHSVLKKQVSYPEWRLSSGHAHPDAASFIIWADGKYLTGDSGYEGLTVTQSHNTLVFDGKGQNNEGEGHDVFYGIPYERINNIKITDVKMNAKKVSIIADATAAYEPEVGVKKFIRKFEFEASGSFIITDAVETNTPKTVTSFLHADNVIKKISENTFEFEPNNTSLMATIVAPKKYTTEIQENILIAPGDPGSVDKGGLQERGKKLAISTTEKVSSATFITKLSIQKEQ, encoded by the coding sequence ATGTATTTTAAAACCACTTTTTTTACTTTATTCCTACTTATAGCTACATCAAGCACTACATACTCGCAAGACACTCAAGAGCTAGAAGCTGAAAATGCCATCAATGAAAATTTAAAAGGAGAAAGTCCGCTTGTAAATCTCATGAACACAAAAAATTCGTCTTTAAAGAAAGAACTAGAAGGTGTACATCCTAGAGTTTTTTTAACGCAGTCTGAAATTGATGAATTAAAAGATAAAACAAAATCTCAAAAAGAATTATGGGAAATAGCGCTATCAAGTGTTAGAGCAATGAGTATTGAGCCTACTCCTGCCCCAGCACAAGCCCGAAGAGTACAAAACCCTGTAGGTTTAGGTATTGCAGAAGCTGCTCTTGCTTATAAAATTACTGGAGATAAAAAATATTTAGAAGCTGCTAAAAAATACATGAATACTGCAGTTTCTTATAAAGTTTGGGGTTATGAGTATAACAAACCAGATGTTGATTTAGCTGCTGGGCATTTACTTTATGGTTTAGGTTGGGGTTACGATTTACTTTACCATGATTTAACTGAAGAAGAACGTGAAAAATATAAAGCCAAATTAATTAGACAAGCCAACTTGTTGTTTGATTTTTACGAGCCAAAATCAGGTAAAACATATGCCTATAGTCAAAACCACACTTTTATTCCTATGGCTGGTTTGGCGGTTACAGCTTATGCGCTTGCTGGTGAAACCCCTGATGCTGAAAAGTGGGCTGCATTACCGAGAGCAATTTATGAAGGTGTTTTAGATACCTATTCTGATGATGGTTTTTATTACGAAGGTATTGAGTATTGGATTTTTTCAACACCATGGCTTATGCATTATTTAGATGCCCATTTACATGCTACTGGTGAAGATTTGTATGTAAAAGCATCTGGTTTCAAACTAATGCACAAATACATTTCGCACGCTACATTACCTGGTGCTGATTCTCATTTTGATTATGGTGACACCTACACAGGAAACCAAACAAGAGCTAAAATAAGTGAAGATTATGACCGTGAACGTATTGACGGACATTTTAAAACTAGCTATAATGTTCTTTACAAACTTGCTAGCAAATTTAATATTCCTGAAGCACAAGGAGTTGCTAATTGGTTAAAGAAAAAAGGACAAGTAAATGCTGAAGAAATGTGGACGTTTATATGGTACAACCCTACTATAGAAGCTACACCAATTGAAAAGCAAGAAAAATGGCATTATTTTAAAGATCATGATGTCGTTTTTTGGCGTTCTAGTTGGGAAGATGATGCAACTGCATTTTCTTTTAAATGTGGCCCTTCAGAAGGTCATTCTGTTTTAAAAAAGCAAGTTTCTTATCCTGAGTGGCGTTTATCAAGCGGGCATGCACACCCTGATGCTGCTAGTTTTATTATTTGGGCAGATGGGAAATACTTAACCGGCGATTCTGGTTATGAAGGGCTAACGGTAACTCAAAGTCACAATACACTTGTTTTTGATGGTAAGGGTCAGAATAACGAAGGTGAAGGACACGATGTGTTTTACGGAATTCCTTATGAAAGAATCAATAACATAAAAATTACAGATGTAAAAATGAATGCTAAAAAGGTTTCTATAATAGCAGATGCAACTGCTGCTTACGAGCCTGAAGTTGGTGTAAAAAAATTCATCAGAAAATTTGAATTTGAAGCTTCAGGAAGTTTTATAATAACGGATGCTGTTGAAACAAATACACCAAAAACAGTTACATCATTCTTGCACGCTGATAATGTCATAAAAAAAATATCAGAAAACACTTTTGAGTTTGAACCTAATAATACGAGCTTGATGGCTACAATAGTAGCACCTAAAAAATACACTACCGAAATTCAAGAAAACATACTTATTGCTCCTGGTGACCCTGGTAGTGTTGATAAAGGTGGTTTACAAGAAAGAGGAAAAAAATTGGCTATTTCTACTACTGAAAAAGTTTCAAGTGCAACATTCATAACTAAATTATCTATTCAAAAAGAACAATAA
- a CDS encoding DUF58 domain-containing protein: protein MKFFKSFFIHNTFFRYLAFLAALFLLSYWIKEIYPIAWISTFILITLFFLDLFLLYTTTNGIEANRITPKKLSNSDHNPIIINFKNNYAFKTNISIIDELPEQFQKRDFEYKTKLLKGEKRSYEYSVRPVERGEYTFGNINIFTATLLQLVQRRYVFQNNQMAPVYPSIIQMQQYDFMAMNNNLTEFGLKKIRRIGHTQEFEQIKDYIPGDDIRTVNWKSTAKRNQLMVNQYQDEKSQPIYSIIDTGRVMKMPFKGLKLLDYAINSSLAFSNVALKKNDKTGLVSFSKKIETFLPAVQKLTYLNTILEKLYNITTAYTDSDFGLLYAHIKRKINQRSLLLLYTNFEHITALRRQLPFLTAISKKHVLVVIFFENTELENLIATDAEDVQGIYHKTIAEKFSLDKRLMQKELQQYGIQTILTKPEQLTVNTINKYLEIKARGII, encoded by the coding sequence ATGAAATTTTTTAAATCATTTTTTATACACAATACCTTCTTTAGGTATCTAGCGTTTTTGGCTGCCCTATTCTTACTATCGTATTGGATAAAGGAAATTTACCCAATTGCATGGATTTCTACCTTTATATTAATCACCTTATTTTTTCTAGACCTATTTCTACTATATACAACTACAAATGGTATTGAGGCGAATAGGATTACTCCAAAAAAATTATCAAATAGCGATCATAATCCAATTATAATCAACTTTAAAAACAACTACGCTTTCAAAACCAATATTTCTATTATTGACGAATTGCCCGAGCAGTTTCAAAAGCGCGATTTTGAATACAAAACAAAACTTTTAAAAGGCGAAAAACGCAGTTATGAATATAGTGTTAGGCCTGTAGAACGTGGAGAATATACATTCGGAAATATAAATATTTTCACCGCTACCCTTCTCCAATTAGTACAGCGCAGGTATGTTTTTCAAAACAACCAAATGGCGCCTGTGTACCCGAGTATTATTCAAATGCAGCAGTACGATTTTATGGCTATGAATAATAACTTAACCGAATTCGGACTTAAAAAAATTAGAAGAATTGGGCATACACAAGAGTTTGAACAAATAAAAGACTACATACCTGGTGATGATATTAGAACCGTAAATTGGAAATCTACTGCCAAGCGAAACCAATTAATGGTAAACCAATATCAAGATGAAAAATCGCAACCTATATATTCTATTATTGACACAGGGCGTGTAATGAAAATGCCTTTTAAAGGGCTTAAATTATTAGATTATGCTATAAACTCATCTTTAGCATTCTCAAATGTTGCCTTAAAAAAGAACGATAAAACAGGTTTGGTTTCTTTCTCAAAAAAAATAGAAACCTTTTTACCTGCCGTACAAAAACTAACCTATTTAAATACCATACTCGAAAAGCTATACAACATTACCACAGCGTATACCGATTCTGATTTTGGCTTACTCTACGCACATATAAAGCGTAAAATAAATCAACGCAGTTTATTATTACTCTACACTAATTTTGAACATATTACGGCACTACGTAGGCAATTGCCTTTTTTAACTGCCATTTCAAAAAAACACGTATTGGTAGTTATATTTTTTGAAAACACTGAACTCGAAAATTTAATAGCAACTGATGCTGAAGATGTACAAGGTATTTACCATAAAACAATTGCCGAAAAATTTTCGTTAGATAAGCGATTAATGCAGAAAGAGCTGCAACAATATGGCATACAAACCATACTTACCAAGCCTGAACAGTTAACCGTAAATACCATCAATAAATATTTAGAAATTAAAGCACGAGGCATTATTTAA
- a CDS encoding aspartate dehydrogenase domain-containing protein, which produces MKIAIIGFGNIGKYLANWVINEPSFELSYVIARRDINEEDFDFKNQPTKIRKEITSDIINDVDIIIECANKDVVTQLLKFDEIDRTGLKLIVISTGGLYQNKAILNTLKKCEVILPVGAIAGLDAIKAVNDEITSIKLKTTKHPKSLEGAPFFDTSEIDLSAINTTQTIWEGEVSEAVSLFPKNINVGASIYFASKCENLTIQIVADPNATSNMHEITCEGDFGKIYTRTENKPSPDNPKTSFLAVKSVVSILRNMNSSIKIN; this is translated from the coding sequence GTGAAAATAGCTATAATAGGTTTTGGAAATATTGGTAAATATCTTGCAAATTGGGTTATTAATGAGCCTAGTTTTGAATTAAGCTATGTAATAGCGAGAAGGGATATTAATGAAGAGGATTTTGATTTTAAAAATCAACCTACAAAAATCAGAAAAGAGATTACTTCTGATATAATTAACGATGTTGATATTATTATTGAATGTGCAAATAAAGATGTTGTTACGCAGCTATTAAAATTTGATGAAATAGACCGTACTGGTCTTAAATTAATTGTAATTAGTACAGGCGGCCTTTACCAAAATAAAGCAATTTTAAACACATTGAAAAAATGTGAAGTAATCTTACCTGTAGGTGCTATTGCAGGACTTGATGCTATAAAGGCTGTAAATGATGAAATTACTTCTATTAAATTAAAAACGACCAAACACCCTAAAAGCTTAGAAGGAGCACCGTTTTTTGACACTTCAGAAATTGACTTATCTGCAATTAATACGACTCAAACTATTTGGGAAGGTGAAGTAAGTGAAGCTGTAAGTTTATTTCCGAAAAATATAAATGTGGGTGCAAGTATTTATTTTGCATCTAAATGTGAGAATTTAACGATACAAATAGTTGCTGACCCTAATGCTACTAGCAATATGCATGAGATAACTTGTGAAGGTGATTTTGGAAAAATTTATACTCGTACCGAGAATAAACCAAGTCCTGATAATCCGAAAACAAGTTTCTTAGCGGTTAAAAGTGTGGTTAGTATACTTAGAAATATGAATTCTAGTATTAAAATTAACTAA
- a CDS encoding MoxR family ATPase — MENNETPNNDLNFDNRIPLEDLKNAVLEIKAELAKVIIGQEKFIDLLLVALLVDGHVLIEGVPGIAKTVTAKLFAKTLKTEFSRIQFTPDLMPSDILGTSIFNVKSSEFEFKKGPVFSNIILIDEINRAPAKTQAAMFETMEEMQVTMDGTTYLMDAPFMVLATQNPIEQEGTYALPEAQLDRFLFKIKVGYPTLEEEVKIIQTHHQRKGSKPQTLINPILTPEQLKEFKRKIQDVIVEEKIIRYVAELISRTRNHPHLYLGGSPRASIAALNSAKAFAAIEGRDFVMPTDVKRAMVPVLNHRIILTPEREMEGMSTDSVINMIVDSVEVPR; from the coding sequence ATGGAAAATAACGAGACACCAAATAACGACCTGAATTTTGATAATAGAATTCCGTTAGAAGATTTAAAAAATGCCGTACTAGAAATTAAAGCAGAGCTTGCTAAGGTTATTATAGGGCAAGAAAAATTTATCGACTTATTACTTGTTGCGCTATTAGTAGATGGTCATGTGCTAATTGAAGGTGTGCCTGGTATTGCTAAAACGGTTACCGCTAAGTTATTTGCTAAAACTTTAAAAACGGAGTTTAGCCGAATTCAATTTACGCCAGATTTAATGCCTAGTGATATTTTAGGAACTTCTATTTTTAACGTAAAATCGTCAGAATTTGAGTTTAAAAAAGGACCTGTTTTTTCTAATATTATATTGATTGATGAAATTAACCGTGCCCCTGCAAAAACACAAGCTGCCATGTTTGAAACTATGGAAGAAATGCAGGTTACTATGGATGGTACTACCTATTTAATGGATGCTCCTTTTATGGTTTTAGCAACACAAAACCCTATTGAGCAAGAAGGTACATATGCATTGCCTGAAGCTCAATTAGATCGTTTTTTATTCAAAATCAAAGTTGGGTATCCTACGTTAGAAGAAGAGGTGAAAATTATACAAACCCATCACCAACGTAAAGGTTCTAAACCACAAACCTTAATTAACCCAATACTTACGCCTGAACAATTAAAAGAGTTTAAAAGAAAAATACAAGACGTTATAGTTGAAGAAAAAATTATCCGCTATGTGGCTGAATTAATTTCTAGAACACGTAACCACCCACATTTATATTTAGGCGGATCGCCAAGAGCTAGTATTGCTGCCTTAAATTCTGCAAAAGCATTTGCAGCTATTGAGGGTCGCGATTTTGTAATGCCTACTGATGTTAAAAGAGCAATGGTACCAGTGCTTAATCACCGTATTATTTTAACTCCTGAGCGCGAAATGGAAGGTATGAGTACCGATAGTGTTATTAACATGATTGTTGACTCTGTTGAAGTACCAAGGTAA
- a CDS encoding DUF4350 domain-containing protein: MRKKGTIYFIIGAIALALLLFLEYNKKKEINWFPSYVTHHKIPFGTKVLMDILELKFTSTTLVEKPPFEFLPTNDDVGSTYLFINENVAFGKTELDDALSWAAKGNTLFIASTSFEDRLLDTLHLKTASLYGDEGLQHQFNYKLVNKKLNSKKSYSYKKDYNSLYFSKIDTLQTVILGEVTNTSEGKKSTNTNISTIQQKFGDGTIILTTFPKAFTNYFILKDQNKDYTAGLLSYINNDNPLYIDAYYKSGKTYYTSPLYLFLSNKEFKWAYYIVIIGALFYVIFEGKRKQRAIAVLKPLENQTLAFTRTIADMYYEKGETKPIAEHKITYFLEYIRSSFYLKTEEWNTDFYTNLASRSNHTLSEVESLFSYLQIIKKRHTLTNEELQKLNTSIEQFKSKAHGK; this comes from the coding sequence ATGCGTAAAAAGGGTACTATATATTTTATAATCGGAGCAATTGCATTGGCCTTATTGTTATTTTTAGAATACAATAAAAAAAAAGAAATCAACTGGTTTCCTTCGTATGTTACGCACCACAAAATACCTTTCGGAACTAAAGTTTTGATGGATATTTTAGAGCTTAAGTTTACATCTACTACCCTAGTTGAAAAACCTCCGTTCGAGTTTTTACCGACTAATGATGATGTGGGTAGCACGTATCTATTTATAAATGAAAATGTTGCATTCGGAAAAACAGAACTTGATGATGCTTTAAGTTGGGCCGCAAAAGGCAATACACTTTTTATAGCCTCAACAAGTTTCGAAGATCGCTTGTTAGATACCTTACACCTAAAAACAGCTTCGTTGTATGGCGATGAAGGTTTGCAACATCAATTCAACTACAAACTCGTAAACAAGAAGTTAAACTCTAAAAAAAGCTATTCGTATAAAAAAGATTATAACAGCTTATACTTTAGTAAAATAGACACGTTACAAACTGTTATTTTGGGTGAAGTTACCAACACATCTGAAGGAAAAAAATCAACAAATACAAATATTAGTACCATACAGCAAAAATTTGGCGACGGTACAATTATACTAACTACATTCCCAAAAGCTTTTACCAATTACTTTATTTTAAAAGATCAAAATAAAGATTATACCGCAGGCTTATTATCATACATTAATAATGATAACCCTTTGTATATTGATGCTTACTATAAAAGCGGAAAAACGTATTACACCTCTCCATTATACCTATTTTTAAGTAATAAAGAGTTTAAATGGGCATACTATATTGTAATTATCGGCGCACTATTTTACGTCATTTTTGAAGGTAAACGCAAGCAACGAGCAATTGCAGTGCTAAAACCGTTAGAAAATCAGACTTTAGCTTTTACACGTACTATTGCCGATATGTATTATGAAAAAGGAGAAACAAAACCGATTGCCGAACATAAAATAACATACTTTTTAGAATACATAAGATCTTCTTTTTATTTAAAAACAGAAGAATGGAATACCGATTTCTACACCAACCTTGCATCACGTAGCAATCATACTCTAAGCGAGGTAGAATCACTTTTCAGTTATCTTCAAATAATAAAAAAAAGACATACACTTACTAATGAAGAGTTGCAAAAACTAAACACTTCAATAGAACAATTTAAATCGAAAGCACATGGAAAATAA
- a CDS encoding NRAMP family divalent metal transporter codes for MLKIKTLAKNIGPGLLFASMAIGTSHLVLSTKAGATYGWLMIIPILLANVLKYPFFEFGIRYTNVTGKSIIEGYNNKGRGYLWLYAFITLATSIASPAALCSITAGLFINLFGIQGVSITTVALGLFVFNSILLIIGKYKLLETTLKFLIPILFIALLATTALVVDAGQITAVPNFKTPDYFNELGVLFLITLIGWMPTAVEASSWLSLWSAEKYRIDNNKPPLKEALQEFNIGYILTSILAILFLAIGCMTLFGSGTELSGNAVTFADQVINLFTTHIGKWAYGFIAVSAFATMYSTCLTQHDAISRVSVDIIGLLVGEHKKFTGKKYYAIGIILIALMSIIVMYTLGANMGLILAIATAISFILAPIVGYMNLKNVTSSDFPEDAKPKKGLQILTYIGITFLSLLAIYYGWIMIF; via the coding sequence ATGTTAAAAATAAAAACACTTGCAAAAAATATTGGACCAGGACTTCTATTTGCAAGTATGGCTATTGGCACCTCACATTTGGTACTTTCAACAAAAGCTGGTGCTACTTACGGTTGGTTAATGATAATTCCTATCCTATTAGCAAATGTTTTAAAATACCCATTTTTTGAATTTGGTATTCGATATACGAATGTGACAGGAAAAAGTATTATTGAAGGGTATAATAATAAAGGACGTGGTTATTTATGGCTTTACGCCTTTATAACATTAGCGACGAGTATTGCCAGTCCTGCTGCCCTTTGCTCTATTACCGCAGGTCTTTTTATTAATCTTTTTGGTATTCAAGGTGTTTCTATAACTACAGTGGCTCTTGGTTTATTTGTTTTCAACAGTATTCTATTAATAATAGGTAAATACAAGCTTTTAGAAACTACATTAAAATTTTTAATTCCTATTTTATTCATTGCTTTACTTGCAACTACAGCACTGGTAGTTGATGCAGGGCAAATAACTGCTGTACCTAATTTTAAAACGCCTGATTATTTTAATGAGTTGGGTGTTTTATTTCTTATTACACTAATTGGTTGGATGCCTACAGCTGTTGAAGCAAGTAGTTGGCTGAGTTTATGGAGTGCTGAAAAATATAGAATAGACAACAATAAACCGCCTTTAAAAGAAGCTTTACAAGAGTTCAATATAGGATATATACTAACAAGTATACTTGCTATTTTGTTTTTAGCAATTGGTTGTATGACGCTTTTTGGCTCAGGAACAGAATTAAGTGGAAATGCGGTAACTTTTGCTGATCAAGTCATAAATCTTTTCACCACACACATAGGTAAATGGGCTTATGGTTTTATTGCTGTATCGGCTTTTGCAACCATGTATAGTACTTGTTTAACACAACACGATGCAATTTCAAGAGTTAGTGTTGATATTATAGGATTGCTTGTTGGTGAACACAAAAAATTTACTGGTAAAAAATATTATGCGATAGGTATTATACTTATAGCCCTTATGAGTATAATTGTGATGTATACTTTGGGTGCTAATATGGGTTTAATTTTAGCTATAGCTACTGCTATATCATTTATTTTGGCTCCCATAGTTGGTTATATGAATTTAAAAAATGTAACTAGTAGTGATTTTCCTGAGGATGCTAAACCTAAAAAAGGCTTGCAAATTTTAACCTATATCGGAATTACTTTTTTATCGCTGCTTGCTATTTATTACGGTTGGATAATGATTTTTTAA
- a CDS encoding DUF2185 domain-containing protein, translating into MREFSVENFPNIGAVMCSKMIADEKYKPLFIFREKPTNENDSGWRLFSGFESDEYSNNADNFGIYDPKTILKIDDSFSSLLLYKGVGSVWERKPNTEWEEVFD; encoded by the coding sequence ATGAGAGAGTTTAGTGTAGAAAACTTCCCAAATATTGGTGCTGTGATGTGTTCTAAAATGATTGCCGACGAAAAGTATAAGCCTTTATTTATATTCAGAGAAAAACCAACAAATGAAAATGACAGTGGGTGGCGTTTGTTTTCAGGTTTTGAAAGCGATGAATATTCTAATAATGCTGATAACTTTGGTATTTACGATCCCAAAACTATTTTAAAAATAGACGATTCATTTTCTTCTTTACTACTATACAAAGGAGTTGGTAGTGTTTGGGAAAGAAAACCAAATACTGAATGGGAAGAAGTTTTTGATTAG
- the sbcD gene encoding exonuclease subunit SbcD, whose amino-acid sequence MKILHTADWHLGHRLHEQSQLEEQTLFLSWIEQYIIDQKIDVLLVSGDVFDTGTPSNQSLEMYYSFLVKLKATTCKSVVITGGNHDSPGTLNAPKYLLDALAIKVVGKATEHIEDEVFEIEVNNEKVIIGAVPFLRDGDIRRAVAGESFDELTDKYKNALINHYQAIAEQCQLINTSNAPVIAMGHLFATGGSISDSEQNIYVGTLGHIGAADFPAYFDYIALGHLHRPQIIGGNDKVRYSGSPNILSFSELNYDKKVLILTVKDAKITKIEDAIIPNFREFYKISGTLTECITKFPELISNTYGLTPWVEIVLDEDHTVNTDNLTKEAANYSFEILKTSLKRKRKIKGIEELLENTKSIKELLPTEVFKLKCEEMGFDLKQRPEVWDAFNEVLQSVKNQ is encoded by the coding sequence ATGAAAATACTTCATACTGCCGATTGGCATTTAGGACATAGACTGCACGAGCAATCGCAATTAGAAGAACAAACCTTGTTTTTAAGCTGGATTGAGCAATATATCATTGACCAAAAAATTGATGTATTATTAGTTTCTGGTGATGTGTTCGATACCGGAACGCCATCAAACCAAAGTTTAGAAATGTACTATAGCTTTTTAGTGAAGTTAAAAGCTACTACTTGTAAGTCGGTTGTTATAACTGGTGGTAATCACGATTCTCCTGGTACTTTAAATGCGCCAAAATATCTATTAGATGCATTGGCTATAAAAGTTGTTGGTAAAGCTACAGAGCACATTGAAGATGAAGTTTTTGAAATTGAAGTAAATAACGAGAAGGTCATTATTGGTGCTGTGCCTTTTTTACGAGATGGAGATATTAGACGCGCTGTTGCCGGCGAATCATTTGATGAATTAACCGATAAATATAAAAATGCATTAATTAACCATTACCAAGCTATTGCTGAGCAATGCCAATTGATAAATACGAGTAATGCACCTGTTATTGCTATGGGACATTTATTTGCCACAGGAGGTTCAATTTCTGATAGTGAGCAAAATATTTATGTAGGTACTTTAGGCCATATTGGTGCGGCAGATTTCCCTGCTTATTTTGATTATATTGCTTTAGGACATTTACACAGACCACAAATAATTGGAGGTAATGATAAAGTACGCTACTCAGGATCGCCAAATATCTTAAGTTTTAGCGAACTTAATTACGATAAAAAAGTATTGATTTTAACGGTAAAAGATGCTAAAATCACTAAAATTGAAGATGCTATAATACCCAATTTTAGAGAGTTTTATAAAATTTCAGGAACTCTAACAGAATGCATAACCAAATTTCCTGAACTTATTTCTAACACATACGGATTAACGCCTTGGGTAGAAATTGTATTAGATGAAGACCATACCGTTAACACCGACAATTTAACAAAAGAAGCTGCAAACTATTCTTTTGAAATATTGAAAACCTCTTTAAAAAGAAAACGTAAAATTAAAGGGATTGAAGAGTTGTTAGAAAATACTAAATCGATTAAAGAATTATTACCAACAGAAGTTTTTAAATTAAAGTGTGAAGAAATGGGTTTTGACTTAAAACAAAGACCTGAAGTTTGGGATGCTTTTAATGAAGTTTTACAATCAGTTAAAAATCAATAA
- a CDS encoding GTP-binding protein LepA, whose product MMTYIALYKAKNQTTKTTEQSCFTWQQESGDIDTEMLTQKIKRERSLHYFNLMATEDYQTQLDDIIVTIEKTDVFRG is encoded by the coding sequence ATGATGACTTACATTGCGCTCTATAAAGCAAAAAATCAAACCACGAAAACTACTGAACAATCTTGCTTTACTTGGCAACAAGAAAGCGGAGATATTGACACCGAAATGCTTACCCAAAAAATTAAGCGCGAGCGTTCATTACATTATTTTAACCTAATGGCAACTGAAGATTATCAGACCCAATTAGATGATATTATTGTTACAATTGAAAAAACAGATGTTTTTAGAGGATAA